The genomic region CAGCTAAACCACAGGTGACGAGGAGCTTTTTCATCTCCCGCGAGAGATTGAACCACCTGGCGAGTATCGAAGTTAGAGATGCACCAATGAAGCCTATTGGGCCTTCCCTTCCAACGCTCCCTCCGGAACCAATTGTCACAGCCGTTGCCAGGGTTTTCAGTACCGCAAACTTACCCTGTATATCTCCACCCCGAAATATGACTGCCTCTATAACCTCCGGGATTCCATTCCCCTTTATCTCGGGGCATCTAGAAACTATGATTGCCACGATTCCGGCACCAATCGCCGGGAGAAGCATGTAACCCAAATTAAACCCTCTATAGTGAAGCGTAATCAACTGAAGGAGCTTTCCAAAGAAGAGGTTGTGGAAAAACCCAATCACGAGCCTGAAAACAACGGCACCGAGACCACCAGCTAGACCGGCTATTATTGAGAACCCAAGAACAAGGGTCCACTTCCTTATGTACTGGAGGGTCTCCCACTTCATCGTTTGAAGTTGAACCTTAAACTAAAAAGCTTAAGCTTTTATAGAGTCCCGACGAACCAAACCTGGTGAAAGGTATGAAGGTTGAGGGATTCGTGGCGTCTCTCAGAAACGCCGAGACAATCGGCGAGCTGTTCAAGATACTTCAGGAGAAGGGGGCACCCGTAGTGGAGCTCGATGGCCAGAGGTTCCTGATAGTTGTCGAGGGCGACTTCGAGGGGAGGCCCTTCTGGACGGAGATAAACGGCGAGAAGGCCAACCAGGCCCTGGGCGATGCTATGCTCAACTCCTCAAGCTTCCCCTTCAAGTGCAAGAGACCTTACACAGGAGGAAACGTCATTTTCGTCAACTTCGACGACATCGAGGTCGAGAAGTTCCTAGTTGCTTACCGCGACCCCGACTACGGAATTTTCTACATTGTTGAAAACGGCAAAGCACGGGAAATAACCAAGGAGGAGTACGAGAAGCTCAAGGAGGAGATGCCTGAGTTCAAGATAAAGAGCATGAGCGAGGAGCAGATGGACATGATGGGGGCCTTCTTCGGCTGAAAAAAGAAGGGAAATCACTGTCCCTTGAGTTCCCTTATTTTCTCCTTTGTCTCGTTGATTCTCTCGACCTTCTGGGCAACCTTCATGGCTTTTGCTTTCTCTATTTCTGCCTTAAACGCCCACTTCAGGAGCGGTGGTGTTATCAAAACTGAGACCGTTATGAATATCAGTGTGGCCGCTATGAAGTCCGGGGCATCGCTCGGAGGTATGGCACCGCCGTGGATTGCCACCATGAGGTCAACCAGGGCCACCTCCGTTCTTGGAATTGACCCGATACCCATCTGAAGGGACATCCAGAAGTTCTCCCTGGTGAACAGGAAGTCTCTACCTCTGCCCCAGGCCGTTATCCAGGCTCCGAAGCCCCTGCCTATTATCTTTCCGACGACAGCTATTGTGGTAAGGACCGTCGCTAGGATGAGGGCGTTTTCATGTTCAAAAACGGTGAGGTTAAGCATTGCACCTGTGTGAACGAAGAAGAACGGAATCAACAGGCCGTAACCGATGGCCCTCACGTCGTCCATTAGGCGCTTTCCTTCGGGGAGCTTGGAGAGTGTCAAACCCATCATGAAGGCACCTTCGATGGCGGCCGCAAACCAGCCTTCGGCCAGGGCCGCGAAGAGAAACATCATTCCAAGGGCCATTCCGAGGATTCCCTTCTCGACGTGAAGCCTCTCGGCGAATTTGATGTAGTAATCGACGAGATACCACCAGATGACGCCGGTTATCACAAAGAACGCGACTATCTTGAGAGTTAGATTCAACAGGCCACCGGTTCCAACGGCGAAGATAACGAGTGCTATACCCAAGAAATCATCCATAACACTCGCACTCAGGGAGGCGGCACCGACTTCGCTCTTGAGAACTCCCAAATCCATCATAACACGAACGGTCAGGCCGATGCTGGTAGCAGTCAAAAGTACGCCACCGGCGAAGGCCTCCCTGCTTGGGTAGCCCATCTCCATGAGGGCGAACCAGCCGAGAATCAACGGAACGAAAACACCCAAAACGGTGGAAACCGTGGCCGTAACGCCCGTCTTCTTAAGCTGGTCAATATCCGTATCGAGGGCACCGAGGAAGAGCAGGAATATTATACCAAGTTTGGCCAGAAAATTCGCTATGGCCGTAATGTCAGTCGTGAAACCCTGTCCGCTGACTATCGGAAGGTACTGGGGTGAGACTATACCGAAGTAAACGAGGTTTCCTAGAATCATGCCCATAACAAGCTCTCCCAAGACACCAGGGAGTTCAAAGCGCTCTATTATGCTATCCCCTATTTTCGCAAGGATTAGAGCTATTCCAATCGTTGCAAGGAGCCAGGTCACTGTTTCCATGAGGCACCACCCACCTTCATTAATCTTAGAAGTTCATCAATCAGTATCCTAAGGCTGACCTCTCCGACGAGCTTATCCCCCTCCACAACGGCCAGCACCTGAACCCTGTACTTCCTCATCTTCATGAGGGCATCAAGGACAGTTGCATCTTCCTCAATGGTTAGAGGATTTCTCTCGGCAACATCTCCCGCCTTAGTGGCACCTCCGAGGAGAGACTTCATAGTTCTGCTGGTCATGCCGAGCTTGAAACGATGCGCTTCTGGCGGAAGGAGGATGTCTATGACGTCGAGGTACCTTATAACCCCGACGAGATTCATGCTGTCCCTGTCCTTGACGACCCATACATGATGCCTTGTCCTGAGTATCTTGAGAACGCTCATTATGTCGGCATCTTCCGTAACTACCGGAAGGGACGTTACCCCGTGGTTAATGTCAGTAAGCCTAAGGGAGTGAAACGTCTTGAGTGCCTGCTCTATTTCCATTGGTCATCACCAGACTTTGATTAAAATAAAGTCATATTTAAGGGTTTGTGAAGAACCGTGGCCAGCGAGGGAATTTTTAGGTCATTGTACCAGAAAACTGACTCCTTCCACCATTTTGGGCTTCACAGTGGTTCAAGAGAAGGCACACTAGAAAACGACAACTTTTCTCCCTCAGGGTACCAATCCTCGAGTTTTAATTTTTGGGACTTTAGTTTTACCCTCTAAGGCATTTAAGACAATTTAAAACTATTTTAGGCAAAAATTCGAACGTACTGAGAAGTAATGAACCAAAAAGGATATAAGGACGTCGCCTGGGTGCCCTATAACCATGTACAGAATGATTCATTCAGATGGGCCACAGGGGTTACGGGGTGAGGCACATGATTGGGGCATCAGGATTGGCCAGTGTGGATACGGTGGTCTACGTTTTCTTCATAACCATGAGCATAGGCCTTGTATCCCTGCTCATAAGCCAAAAAACTAACATCTCTTACATTCCACTGTTTATATTCTTTGGAATACTGATTGGACCGATTCTCAACATTGTTAACAGGAACCTCGCTCACGTTCTCTTTGACTATGTGCGTGTCTTCGGTCTCGTCATGATACTCTTTACGGAGGGCCATAACCTCAGCCTTTTCCTCCTGAAAAAAAGACTCGGGACCGTTTTAACGCTCGATACCATAGGCCTCTTGGTCACGGCCCTTCTCTCAGGGGCGTTCTTCTCGTGGGTTTTCCACGCTCCTTTCGTTGTGGGCTTTCTCTTTGGAGCAATAATCTCGGCTACGGACCCGGCAACGCTCATTCCCCTCTTCAGACAGCATCGCGTCAGACAGGACATAGAAACGATAATAGTGACTGAGTCCATATTCAACGACCCCCTGGGTATCGTTCTCACTTCAGTGGCCATAGCCCTCTTGGTTCCACAGGCACCAAGTGCCCAAATTCTTGAGAGAATCGCGGGTTATATAGGCATATACCCAGCCGCGGTGGTGTTTTTCCTCTACCAAATGCTGGTCTCGATAGCTATAGGGATTGGAGTGGGCATTTTAGGATACTGGATTCTCAAAAAGGCAGGGGTTATGGATTTTCCCGACGTCGTCATATTCTCCCTGTCTCTAGCCTTTGGGGGGTTCCTCCTCGGCGAACTCGCCCATGCCTCCGGCTACCTCGTTGCGACAGTGACGGGGATAGTTCTAGGCAACCACAAGATATTCTTCAAGGAAGACCTCAAAACCGCGCGCTGGATAATCAGGGCTGTTGAGAAGGAGGTGCACTTCAACGAGAGCCTGGCCACGATTGCGACGATACTAATCTTCACACTCCTCGGGGCGAGCATCAACCTCTCGGTCATAGAGGACTACCTCTGGAGGGGAATCGCCCTAGCCCTTGCCATAATCCTCGTGGCCAGACCGATTTCAGCCCTACCAATCCTCAAGTGGCACGACTTTAGGGAGTACCTGTTCATATCCTTGGAAGGACCCAGAGGAGTCGTCCCCTCTGCCCTCGCGAGCCTTCCATTGACTCTTGGAATAACCTACAACAACGTTCAGCTCATTCACTGGGGTGAGATAATCCTCGGCGTCACCATAATAACCGTCCTAACCACCGTTATCGTCGAAACGCTTTGGGTTCCAATCCTTAGGGAGAAACTCCTCACGGTCAGGGACATAGTTAAAGAATTTGAAGAGGCCGGATACAAACCGGCTTCATAACCTTCCCATTTTTTCCATTGCCCCGATGAAGTAGAAAAGCAACTTTGCCCCCGTTAAAGCCGTCGGGTTGCCTAGCGTTTCTCCGGCGACCTCCATTATGTCGAAGCCCGCTATCCTTTTGTTCTCGACGAGCCACTCTATGGCCTCAACGACGTCCCAGAAAGCCAAGCCACCGGCCTCCGGCGTTCCTGTTGTCGGGACGAGAGGTAAATCAAAGACGTCTATGTCAACGGAGAGGTAGATGGGCTCAGGAAGAGGTTTGACGAGCTCAACGAATGCGTCAAAGCTGTAGTCCCTCGCGTGAACCCAGGAGATTCCGCTTCTCTCGGCGAACTCGACTTCTTCCCTCGTTCCGCTCCTGATTCCGAACATCGCTTCCCTGACTCCAAGCTCCGCTATCCTTCTCGCAACGCACGCGTGGTTGTAGGGGTTGTCCTCGTAGGAATCGCGGAGGTCGAGGTGTGCGTCGAAGACCACGTAGCTCTTGGGCCTCAAGGCCTTAACTGCTCCAAGCGTCTGGGAGTGCTCCCCGCCAAGGAGGATTGGTAGGGCTTTTGGATTCGCCTTTTTCAGCTCTTCAATGGTTTCCCTGACCCTGTCTGCGGTTTTTCTCGGGTCTCCGGCAACGACTGCAACGTCGCCTATGTCCGCTATCGGAAGTTCCGACAAATCAACGTCGTAATCGAGGATGTAGCTCTCGAGGTTGAGAGTCGCCTGCCTGATAAGACCAGGTCCAAAGCGCGCCCCCGCTTTATAGCTCGTCGTCCCGTCGAATGGAACGCCCAAGATGACGTACTTTGCGCTCTCTGGGTTGGTTAGAGGGAGCTCAAGCCTGAACGTTTCGTAGGTGTACAGGAACTCCATGCCACCACCGGGGCAAAAAAAGAGGGAGGGGTTTTAAAGCTACCTCACTATCATCACGGGCGGTTCAATGTGACCAACTACTTCCTCAAGGAGGGACCCTATCCTCGTCTTTCCGCTCTTACCGTAGGCGCCCATGACGACGAGCGAATACTTTCCGGAGTTGGCCTCCTTTAGTATTGTTTCCCTCGCGGGCCCCTCCGCTATCTTGAAGGAGCAGTTAACTCCCTCTTTTTGACCGAGTTCGAGCAGGGTTGTGAGCAGTTCCTTTACGTTCCTTTTGTTCTCCTCCCAGAGGGTCTCCTCAAAGCGCTTGATTTCCTCAAGTGAACCGCTCCTGACGCTGGCGTGGAAGGCGACGGCCCTCGCCTCACGCCTGTCCAGAACCGAGAAAAGGACCACCTTGGCCCTCTTTACTTTGGCTATTGCAAAGGCGTGTAAAGCCGCCTTCTGGCTCCACTTAGAGCCGTCAACGAGCACGAGTATCCTCATACGACCACCTCACAGTCCGTATCTAACCCATAGCATTAAACTGCCAACCGCGACGGTCGAGAACATTATCACGGCACCAACCTTCAGGAACTCGCCAAAGGTTATTCTAACGCCCTCCCTGTGTGCGATTCCTATAACGACGACGTTGGCGCTTGCTCCTATCGCCGTCCCGTTTCCTCCGAGACAAGCACCGAGCGAAAGGGCCCACCAGAGGGGGTATGTGTTCATGCTCGACCCCATCGCCTTTATCAGCGGAATCATTGTGGCCGTTAGAGGTATGTTGTCAACTACAGCACTTGAAATAGCGGAGAACCATGAGATTACGAATATTGCCTGGGCTTCGCTGTGGATGAGACTGACTATGCGCTGGGCAAGCAGGTCTATGAAACCCGTCTCCACTAGGGCCCCGACGATGAGGAAGAGCCCGCCGAAGAAGAAGAGCGTTGCCCACTCCACCTTCTCAAGGGCTTCCTCAGGGGAAGCACCAGACCAAAGGAGCAACGCCGATGCACCAGTCAGGGCTATAACCGCGGGTTCGAGGCCGAGCTGGTCGTGGAAGAAGAATCCAACGACTATCGCTAGAATTGTGACCAGGGACTTTTTGAAAAGCTCTCTATCCCGAATGGCGTCGTTCTCGTCCATCTCCACTATCAGCATTTCAATCTCGGCTCTCCTTGAGGAGTTAATCCTAATCGCACTCCTGTAGGCTAAATAAACTATGGCCACCGTGATGAAGAGGTCGGCCAAGGCTATCGGCCCCATGTTTAGGAGGAACTCGTTGAAACTCAGCTTTGCCGCCGAGCCTATCATAATGTTCGGTGGGTCTCCTATCAACGTTGCGGTTCCACCTATGTTGGAGGCAAAGATTTCGGAGAGGAGAAAGGGGACGGGGTTGACGTTCATCTTTTTAGTTATGTATAGAAGCATCGGGGTTAGCAAAAGGACGGTCGTAACGTTGTCGAGGAAAGCGCTCACAAGGGCAGTAACCACCGAGAAGAGGAGGAGCACCTTCATAGGATTACCTTTCGACAGCTTTGCGGTCTTTATGGCGATGTACTCAAAGAGCCCGCTCTCCCTGGCGACGTTTACAACCACCATCATCCCGGCGAGGAGGAGAATAGTTCCAAGGTCGAGGTACTCGGGAACCTTTTCCCAGGGCACTATACCCACAAGCAGAACAACGCTGGCACCGACCATGGCGGCGACGGTTCTGTGGATTTTCTCCGTTATTATGAAGGCGTAAACTCCCAGAAAAACTGCGAGGGCTATGACCTCCTGCGTGTTCATGATACCACCTCAGTAAACGATTACGGGTTTTTTAATGCCCTGAACAATCCTGAAAACGACGGGGCTAACCTTGTGGGTTTTCACGCTCTCAGAACCAAAGTGCCTTGATATCACAAGTAAGTCTCTGCTTTCTGTTTCATTTTCAATAAATTCAACTTTATCATCAAAGATTATCGCCATTGTAAAGTTCATGCCAAGTTCTGAGAGCGTGCTTTCTATTTTTTTGAGAATTTCTCTTCCAAGAGCCTCCTCTTTTTCTCGGAATTTTCTAGCTTCATCCTCTCCGAGAGTTTCCCGTATTAAGCCACAGAGAACACTATCAATAAGATAAACAACCTCAACTTTTGCACCTGGATACGCAGAGACCACATCAAAAACTTCATCAGGTATCTTACCAGAAAATCTATCAATAGCAAAGAGTATTGAATTTATCGTAGGAATCTGAAGTTCTTCCTCCGTTAGGAAAAACTCCTGGTAGGCTTTCATTATTTCCTCATAGCGAGAGCCTGCGATGTTCCTGAACTTTCGGAGAATGAGCTCGCTGAAATTAACCATAAGCCCACCCCGGGGTTTTCAAGAAAAGGAACTTTAAAAGGTTGTGCAGGGAAGGGGCTCACTCGCCCCTGACCCTCTTAATCTGGATTCTCCCAAGGGTTTCCCAGTACTCGACGGTTATTCCTTCTTTAAGCTGGTCCCTCACTTCCTCGTCGACGCCTCCTTCGAAGGGAACGTCATAGAGCTCGTAGGTTTCCATGTCCATAAGCTGGACTGTATCCGGTGTTATAGCTATGACTTGGCCAACGCGCTTGTCGATGATGGGGACATCAACTTCCGCGCTTGTCGGCTTAACGATGCTCCTGACCTTGCCGTCGAAGATTCCAACGGCCTCAATCCTCGCCTTGGCTGAACCGTGCTTTCCAGGGGAAGAAACCGTTATGTTAACAATCCTGCAGGGTTCTCCATCAATAATAATGTACCTTCCGGGCTTGAGCTTGCTGACCTGAACCTTAGTCTTGTCTCCCATCTTTCATACCTCCTCTAAGAGTTCTGGTTTGAGTTGGAGAAGGCGTTTAAAAAATTTTTGAAAAAGGCTTAGCGACGGCTCCTCAAGAATATTCGGTTCATAAAGAGAGGAACCAGAAGAACGAGACCAAGTATTGCTCCAAGCTTAACAGCATCACTCTGGCTTCTAAAAGAGTAATAGAGAGCAAAAAATCCAACAAAAGCCAAGAGAATCATTGAAAGCAGAACTGCGCTTCTTCTGCGAAGTATTCCTGACTTAACAACTGGGTATGCTTCCACCAATGCTATTATCGCCCCAACACTAAAGGGAACTGCAAAAAACATTGTTCTTGCAAAACCAGCTGTCATTACGACCGATATTGCGATTCCAATAAGGGAAACCCCAGCCAATCCCTTCGTTCTCTCGAGTTGCATCACTTCAGACAGGACTTGGGTCCCCATTTCAATGAGAACGATAATTGTAGTTAGACCAGCAAAGTAGAAGGACAGTATGAGCAGAAAAATAATCGTCTCTGCTCCAGGGATATTGCCTCTGATAATCTGGGGAATCATGTAAAAAACGGTGATAGACTGGGGAAGAGGTGTTGTACTGTTGGTTGCATATGCTTGAAGGGCCATAAACTGGGAATAAAGTTTTAGACTCTCTTCGGGGTTTATGTTGGGATTGTGAACACTTTGCTCAAATGCTTGGAAGGCGGGGCCAAGGGAGTATGCAATTGTATAAGCAGCTGCAAAGCTCAAGATTATCTGGAAAAAGAAAACCACCACTAAAACTCTTTTGAAATCGAGATCCTCCGGAGCAAAACTTCCAAGAACGTAGTATACACCAGCACCCAGTCCAAACGCTATTACAATAGAAACAAGAAGCATAATAATTCCCTCAACTGTCAGGGGATGGTTAAATGAGGTTATGCTTGAAACTGCATTGCCCATATAATACTTGGCCTGTTCCGACGTCACTACTTTAAGTGCTCTATCTCTGATGAGAATCGTTGAGATCAC from Thermococcus sp. harbors:
- a CDS encoding cation:proton antiporter: METVTWLLATIGIALILAKIGDSIIERFELPGVLGELVMGMILGNLVYFGIVSPQYLPIVSGQGFTTDITAIANFLAKLGIIFLLFLGALDTDIDQLKKTGVTATVSTVLGVFVPLILGWFALMEMGYPSREAFAGGVLLTATSIGLTVRVMMDLGVLKSEVGAASLSASVMDDFLGIALVIFAVGTGGLLNLTLKIVAFFVITGVIWWYLVDYYIKFAERLHVEKGILGMALGMMFLFAALAEGWFAAAIEGAFMMGLTLSKLPEGKRLMDDVRAIGYGLLIPFFFVHTGAMLNLTVFEHENALILATVLTTIAVVGKIIGRGFGAWITAWGRGRDFLFTRENFWMSLQMGIGSIPRTEVALVDLMVAIHGGAIPPSDAPDFIAATLIFITVSVLITPPLLKWAFKAEIEKAKAMKVAQKVERINETKEKIRELKGQ
- a CDS encoding CBS domain-containing protein, whose translation is MEIEQALKTFHSLRLTDINHGVTSLPVVTEDADIMSVLKILRTRHHVWVVKDRDSMNLVGVIRYLDVIDILLPPEAHRFKLGMTSRTMKSLLGGATKAGDVAERNPLTIEEDATVLDALMKMRKYRVQVLAVVEGDKLVGEVSLRILIDELLRLMKVGGASWKQ
- a CDS encoding sodium:proton antiporter, which produces MIGASGLASVDTVVYVFFITMSIGLVSLLISQKTNISYIPLFIFFGILIGPILNIVNRNLAHVLFDYVRVFGLVMILFTEGHNLSLFLLKKRLGTVLTLDTIGLLVTALLSGAFFSWVFHAPFVVGFLFGAIISATDPATLIPLFRQHRVRQDIETIIVTESIFNDPLGIVLTSVAIALLVPQAPSAQILERIAGYIGIYPAAVVFFLYQMLVSIAIGIGVGILGYWILKKAGVMDFPDVVIFSLSLAFGGFLLGELAHASGYLVATVTGIVLGNHKIFFKEDLKTARWIIRAVEKEVHFNESLATIATILIFTLLGASINLSVIEDYLWRGIALALAIILVARPISALPILKWHDFREYLFISLEGPRGVVPSALASLPLTLGITYNNVQLIHWGEIILGVTIITVLTTVIVETLWVPILREKLLTVRDIVKEFEEAGYKPAS
- the speB gene encoding agmatinase, with amino-acid sequence MEFLYTYETFRLELPLTNPESAKYVILGVPFDGTTSYKAGARFGPGLIRQATLNLESYILDYDVDLSELPIADIGDVAVVAGDPRKTADRVRETIEELKKANPKALPILLGGEHSQTLGAVKALRPKSYVVFDAHLDLRDSYEDNPYNHACVARRIAELGVREAMFGIRSGTREEVEFAERSGISWVHARDYSFDAFVELVKPLPEPIYLSVDIDVFDLPLVPTTGTPEAGGLAFWDVVEAIEWLVENKRIAGFDIMEVAGETLGNPTALTGAKLLFYFIGAMEKMGRL
- a CDS encoding universal stress protein; this translates as MRILVLVDGSKWSQKAALHAFAIAKVKRAKVVLFSVLDRREARAVAFHASVRSGSLEEIKRFEETLWEENKRNVKELLTTLLELGQKEGVNCSFKIAEGPARETILKEANSGKYSLVVMGAYGKSGKTRIGSLLEEVVGHIEPPVMIVR
- a CDS encoding ArsB/NhaD family transporter — protein: MNTQEVIALAVFLGVYAFIITEKIHRTVAAMVGASVVLLVGIVPWEKVPEYLDLGTILLLAGMMVVVNVARESGLFEYIAIKTAKLSKGNPMKVLLLFSVVTALVSAFLDNVTTVLLLTPMLLYITKKMNVNPVPFLLSEIFASNIGGTATLIGDPPNIMIGSAAKLSFNEFLLNMGPIALADLFITVAIVYLAYRSAIRINSSRRAEIEMLIVEMDENDAIRDRELFKKSLVTILAIVVGFFFHDQLGLEPAVIALTGASALLLWSGASPEEALEKVEWATLFFFGGLFLIVGALVETGFIDLLAQRIVSLIHSEAQAIFVISWFSAISSAVVDNIPLTATMIPLIKAMGSSMNTYPLWWALSLGACLGGNGTAIGASANVVVIGIAHREGVRITFGEFLKVGAVIMFSTVAVGSLMLWVRYGL
- a CDS encoding universal stress protein, whose protein sequence is MVNFSELILRKFRNIAGSRYEEIMKAYQEFFLTEEELQIPTINSILFAIDRFSGKIPDEVFDVVSAYPGAKVEVVYLIDSVLCGLIRETLGEDEARKFREKEEALGREILKKIESTLSELGMNFTMAIIFDDKVEFIENETESRDLLVISRHFGSESVKTHKVSPVVFRIVQGIKKPVIVY
- a CDS encoding translation initiation factor IF-5A, translated to MGDKTKVQVSKLKPGRYIIIDGEPCRIVNITVSSPGKHGSAKARIEAVGIFDGKVRSIVKPTSAEVDVPIIDKRVGQVIAITPDTVQLMDMETYELYDVPFEGGVDEEVRDQLKEGITVEYWETLGRIQIKRVRGE
- a CDS encoding sodium-dependent transporter; this translates as MKKVNILMALLITGYILGIWSFLVVPKYYIVFGLKGFLISLVPSIVALFLAYNEAQSTKKTRYLIYEFFTRVARTPSVVFTLLMFLLIILGVTAYASGWGLVYLFGGTSEYVIPLAILTILLASLLLMLAKGKALEFISGISVLMILFTVISTILIRDRALKVVTSEQAKYYMGNAVSSITSFNHPLTVEGIIMLLVSIVIAFGLGAGVYYVLGSFAPEDLDFKRVLVVVFFFQIILSFAAAYTIAYSLGPAFQAFEQSVHNPNINPEESLKLYSQFMALQAYATNSTTPLPQSITVFYMIPQIIRGNIPGAETIIFLLILSFYFAGLTTIIVLIEMGTQVLSEVMQLERTKGLAGVSLIGIAISVVMTAGFARTMFFAVPFSVGAIIALVEAYPVVKSGILRRRSAVLLSMILLAFVGFFALYYSFRSQSDAVKLGAILGLVLLVPLFMNRIFLRSRR